Below is a genomic region from Leptospira bourretii.
CAGAAAAAAATTCGATCCAAGCTACAAATGATACAATTGTATATTCTTTTGCAATTCTATCTACATATAGCGCGGGTTACCTGGAAAATAAAATTGGCTGGCTTAATCTAAATTTAGTCAGCATTCCATTTTTGTTATTTGTGAGTATATTCACAATGTATTATATTCATTCACAACGAAGGAAGGTATAGTCAAATGGAAAATCAATCTCATTGGGAAACTATCGTTGGTCTACAAGTAAAAGATGATGAACTGTATACACAGTATAGAGCAGAAATGAAAGAACTCTTAGAAAAATACGAAGGGGGATTTCGATATGATTTCAAAATTGGAGAAACATTAAAATCGGAAACAAATAATCCAATCAATCGAGTATTTTTAATCTATTTTAAAAACAAAGAAAGGAAACTCAGCTTTTTCGCAGATCCAGATTACAAAAAAGTCAGAGAAAAATATTTTGTCCCTTCTGTCGAAAGCACAACCCAAATCGCAGAATACGAAAGATTTTTCGAATCATAATTATGAATAATAATTGCCAAATCATCACCTAACTATAAATAATTCTTTGTATGTTTAAAAACAAAATTCTCCCCATATTTTCCGCTACAATTGTGATCAGTTTGTCGGAATTCTTTAGAAACGAAATACTTTTTAAATCAATTTGGTTAAATCATTACAACCAATTAGGAATCACATTTCCATCTGAGCCAATCAATGGCGCAGTGTGGGGAATTTGGTCTCTTGGTTTAGCGTTTGCTATTTTCTATTTATCCAACCATTTAAAATTCAAACAAACGTTTATTTTTAGTTGGTTTATAGGATTTGTATTGATGTGGATAGTAATTTGGAACTTATCAGTTCTACCGATTGGAATTCTTTTATACGCTATCCCACTTAGCATCTTAGAAACATTTTTAGCTACTTGGGTTGTATATAAATTAAAAAAATAAAACCATTAAACTATTTGTTAAATGGTTTTTCTTCCAGCTTTAATTTTGGCAGAAAACTCTTTTGCCATTTCAATTCGAAGTTTTCCTTCAGCAAAACGCCGTTTTTCCAAATCTGTTTCTAAACGCAAGGGAGGAACAGCACAAGGTTTTTTGTTCTCATCCAAAGCAACAAACGATAAATAGGCGGTTGTTGCTCGAACCATCTCTCCCGTATAGGGATTTTCACGGTTTACTTGAACCCCCACTTCCATTGAAGTAGTTCCAACATAATTCACCATTGCCTTTAAATTTACATGATCTCCAATTTGAATTGGAGTTATAAAATTAATCCGATCGATACTAACAGTTACTGCCTCATGTCCAGAGTGCCTTTGGGCAGACATAGCAGCAATCAAATCGATCCAACTCATAATGGCTCCACCAAATGCAGTTCCATAATGGTTGGCATCATTGGGTAGAACAATATGCCTTGTTTCTACTGCGGATTCTTGGGGTGACTTGGCTGGTAAATCGTTAGGATTCGTCACAATGAGGATAACTTCCTCTTGACCAATCCCCAAGGAAAGGCTTTTTTAAGAATTCATCTAATCAGTTTTATTCGTCCAATGAGAATCATATGCTAAAAGATAAAAATAAATATGTCTATTGGACCAAATTTCAAAAGGATACAAGTCCGCTGCTTCGTCGTTTCCTTTTGGCCGCATCTGGTTTGTTTCTCATCGCTGCAGGTTTACACATTGTTCCTTTTTTTACGCAACAAGGTGCAGTAGATTATTTATTTTTTACGGTTGATTTTAGTTTTGCGATCATTCTATTTTTAGAATTTTTATTAAAGAACAAAGTACCTTTAATCATTCGTGTTTTAAGTTTAATTTCTACAACCATTTTTATCTCTATCTTATCGTATGTTCGAAGTGGTCTTTTGGGTAGCGCAGAAATATCATTAACGTTTATGATTGTTTCTTTTTATGTTTTCCTTCCACCTATCATAAGTTTAATTTCTTCAATCATCATATCTTTATTACCAGCATTATTTGGTGGATTAATTTATTTTTCCTGGGTTCGGTTTCCTGAATCCTTAGGACTCAGAAATAATAATCCAAGAGAATGGATTTTTAATTCTGTAAGTTTAATTTTATTTTCTGTTTTAACTGGATTTTTAATCCAAAGATTGAGAGGAAAACTCATAAAAAATATTGTTTATCTTAAGGAATCAAGAAGTAAAATATTAAAATCTCAAAAACACATCGACAAACTAGCATTTTATGATTCACTAACACATCTCCCGAATCGATATTTGTTTGAAAAATTAATCCAAAATAGAATCAGTTCAGGAGTATCAGAGTCTTTTCTACTTTTAATCAATCTAAAAGGTTTAAAAGTCATTAACGCGCTACACGGCATTGGCTTTGGAGACCAAATTTTAACCTTAACAGGATGTGTATTAAAATTATATACAGACGAAAGACCCGACGTCCTTGTTGCAAGTTTAGGTGGCGATGAATTTATATTTTGGATAGAAAATTCTACAAAATCTAAAATCGAAGAAGCTATCGTAAAATTTGACTTCAATAATAATGAGTTACTTTCTCCAGATCAATTAGGACATAGACTTCAATACCGAGTTTCAGGGGTTCAATATCCTCAGGATACAAATCATTTGGATGAAGCGATCCGGAAACTTTCCATCGCTATGAATGTGGCGAGAGAAGGTGTCCTAACAAAGTTAGTATGGTTCCAAACTGGTATGGAATCTAAAATAGAAAGGGAACAAAAACTAAAAAACTATTTAGAGAAAGCAATCAATCAAAAAAATTTCAAAATAGCATACCAGGAAAAAGTAGATATTGGTTCTAAACAAACCGTAGGTTTGGAAGCACTTGCACGTTGGAGTTTGCCAGAATTCGGAAATATTTCTCCTGAAGAGTTTATACCAATTATCACCAAATCAGAGTTAATTGTACCGTTCGGAAAATGTATTTTTGAAAAAGCCATTTCCCATATTCCCAAACTACTGGAGCTGTATGGAAATGAGATACAAATATCAATCAACATCTCTCCAATTTTCTTTTTATATCCTAATTTTA
It encodes:
- a CDS encoding acyl-CoA thioesterase — its product is MTNPNDLPAKSPQESAVETRHIVLPNDANHYGTAFGGAIMSWIDLIAAMSAQRHSGHEAVTVSIDRINFITPIQIGDHVNLKAMVNYVGTTSMEVGVQVNRENPYTGEMVRATTAYLSFVALDENKKPCAVPPLRLETDLEKRRFAEGKLRIEMAKEFSAKIKAGRKTI
- a CDS encoding putative bifunctional diguanylate cyclase/phosphodiesterase: MLKDKNKYVYWTKFQKDTSPLLRRFLLAASGLFLIAAGLHIVPFFTQQGAVDYLFFTVDFSFAIILFLEFLLKNKVPLIIRVLSLISTTIFISILSYVRSGLLGSAEISLTFMIVSFYVFLPPIISLISSIIISLLPALFGGLIYFSWVRFPESLGLRNNNPREWIFNSVSLILFSVLTGFLIQRLRGKLIKNIVYLKESRSKILKSQKHIDKLAFYDSLTHLPNRYLFEKLIQNRISSGVSESFLLLINLKGLKVINALHGIGFGDQILTLTGCVLKLYTDERPDVLVASLGGDEFIFWIENSTKSKIEEAIVKFDFNNNELLSPDQLGHRLQYRVSGVQYPQDTNHLDEAIRKLSIAMNVAREGVLTKLVWFQTGMESKIEREQKLKNYLEKAINQKNFKIAYQEKVDIGSKQTVGLEALARWSLPEFGNISPEEFIPIITKSELIVPFGKCIFEKAISHIPKLLELYGNEIQISINISPIFFLYPNFNDYIIQYLSNHKINPKNIIFEITEDVFLDEIETIQKIVSELRSNGISVSLDDFGKGYSSLHYMQKIQFDELKIDKSFLDDIANSDRNFLLLESICHLADSLGLKTIAEGIENEEQLHRLKQTSCHVVQGYLYSRPQILFD
- a CDS encoding DUF1330 domain-containing protein — protein: MENQSHWETIVGLQVKDDELYTQYRAEMKELLEKYEGGFRYDFKIGETLKSETNNPINRVFLIYFKNKERKLSFFADPDYKKVREKYFVPSVESTTQIAEYERFFES